TCAGAGGTCCAGCTTTGTGGACTTGTTCTCTCAGTCTTGCTTTGCAGTCTGTTTCAGGTGTTCAGTCTGGAGGAGGAAGGTAAACAcaactagactagactagacctagtcaccccccccccactctggACCGGCCAGGGTCAAACTTGATTATTTAAAATAgttgtttaaaggagcagtatgtaactctgaccccaaGTGTTTAacatgggtactgcagtctaaagaTAGTAGAGATCTGTATCTAGTCCCCTGTAGACCCccttagccccccccccctctgtagTCCTGGTTTAACCCTCTTTATGTGTTCTCAGTCCTCAGCTTTCTCCGATGAAGACGAAAGGATCATCTTGAACAACACGCGACCCATGACTCCCCTGGTCCTGAACCCGGTCCACGGCACCTCCTCCTGGGACCTCTTTGCCCCGGCCTATGAGCCGACAGTCCACATGGAGATCCAGCCCAAGTCCCGGCTCCCGACCCCTGAGGAGAAGATGAGGAGGCAGGCTGAGACCGTCCCAGCTGACATCGTCCCCATCAATATCACAGGTCAGAGACCGGACTGAGATACTGGACTAGACCTGATCCTGGACTTAGTGGAACTCAAAATCAGACTCTAGACTCTGAACTAACTCTTCACTACAGGACTCTACTGGACCTGGACTCTGAACTAACACTTTACTACAGGACTCTACTGGACTCTGGACTCTGGACTAACACTTTACTACAGGACTCTACTGGACCTGGACTCTGGACTAACACTTTACTACAGGACTCTACTGGACTCTGGACTCTGGACTAACACTTTACTACAGGACTCTACTGGACCTGGACTCTGGACTAACACTTTACTACAGGACTCTACTGGACTCTGGACTCTGGACTAACACTTTACTACAGGACTCTACTGGACCTGGACTCTGGACTAACACTTTACTACAGGACTCTACTGGACCTGGACTCTGGACTAACACTTTACTACAGGACTCTACTGGACTCTGGACTCTGGACTAACACTTTACTACAGGACTCTACTGGACTCTGGACTAACACTTTACTACAGGACTCTACTGGACCTGGACTCTGGACTAACACTTTACTACAGGACTCTACTGGACCTGGACTCTGGACTCTGGACTAACACTTTACTACAGGACTCTACTGGACCTGGACTCTGGACTAACACTTTACTACAGGACTCTACTGGACCTGGACTCTGGACTCTGGACTAACACTTGACTACAGGACTCTActggactctggactctgaacTAACACTTTACTACAGGACTCTActggactctggactctgaacTCTGGACTAACACTTCACTACAGGATTCTACTGGACCTGGACTCTGGACCTGGACTCTGGACTCTGGACTCAGGTAGATCTTGAAATCTGTCTTCAgatctcttttctctttctcacttCAGGAGAGAGTTTTGATCGTCAGGCCAGTTTTAGAAGAACAGCTGGTAACACGGACTCGGGGTCTCTGCGACTTCGTAACCCGGGTCGACGTAAGACGGTCTCTGGGATCCCTGAAGGTTCTGGACCAAACTCTGGTAAAACCTCCTCCAATGACATCACTTCATCGCCCTCTCTTTTCATTTCCATTCAGTCTCCTCTCATtggttctttttcttcttcagcctcACCGGACTCTCGTCTGGTTTCTCCGGTTCTCCCAGGTCAGTTCTCCACTGTGGGTCGacccgcccccccctcccctgcccccccctcctgcaCCACCGCACACCAGGAGACATccagggaggagagaaggatCCGAGCCCCGAGAGGAGAGGGGATGTCCAGCCTCATGGCCTCGCTGACCGCCTCACCACTGGTCAGCTCTCGTCAGGAccacacccccccctccccctcagagatccacaccccctccccctcagagttccacaccccctccccctcagaGTTCCACAGCCTCCCACGCCTGCCGACCACCTCCTCTCTGACCTCCCAGGCCAGCTGTAACAGCGCCTCCTACAGGACGCTCAGCGCCTCCTCATCCTGCTGCCAGGTCAGTTTTAGACGAGTCATTGTTACGAGTCAGTAAGTCATGGAAAGCACCaattatcttctttttctgtctccagtCACAGGATCTACAGGGTTTCCCCAGTGACCTCCAGCCCCTGCTGCCCTATGACCACACGGCCTCACAGTCTCcttcctcctcgtctttacCTTCCTCCcccgtctcctcctccctcaaACACCGCCTGCCCTCCTCCCACTATCTGTCCTCCTCCACCCTGCACGATTCTGAGTGCTCCTATGATGGTGGCTCCTATCGGGCGCTCTCCCCCAGCTCCAGTATCCAAAGTGGGCGTAGTCAGGAGGACTGGGGCAGCGCCACCCCGGAGATGAGATGTGTTTCTGGAGACGGTTGGAGCTGTGATCCCGCGCTCTCGTCCGGTCGCTCTTCATTGTATCAGGctgacagcagctctgtgtgttcaATAAGCTCCTCCCCTTCACTAACTCGCTACAAAAGGAAGTctagctccgcctcctcctacTCACGCACGTCCACCTGCAGCATCTCTCTGCGCAAGTCCAAGCGTCCCCCCGCTCCACCGCTACGATCGGACTCTCTGAGGCGCCGCCCGGGTCGTAGCAAACCTCCGCGCTCCTCCTGCAGTCCCCGTCCTGAGGGGGGTCCCCGTCCTGAGAAGAACCCCACAGCAGCCGGGTCTCCTCCCAGCTTCAGTGACCCCTGGGTGCCTCGGAGCACCAGGAGGCGTCAGAGTGGGCTGACCTGTGGGAGCGTCACCTCCTTTGAACCTCTGATCCAGGACTGCCAGACCGCACCTTCCACTGGGGGGTCCCACACCCAACCCtcagaggaggaggtgcagcCCTCTGTGGGGGGGCTACATCGTCTCACCTCTCCTTCCAGTGGATACTCCAGCCAGTCCAACACCCCCACACCTGGTACCCCCGTGTCCTCCCCCATTTCTCCATCCTCCCCTCTCACAGCCAGCTCCAGAGTCTTcttccaacccccctccccccctctctcctcctctctcccccctgtggtctcctcccctctctcctcccctctctcctcctctctcccccctgctgtctcctcccctctctcctcccctctcccccctgctgtctcctcccctctctcctcccctctctcctcccctctcccccctgctgtctcctcccctctctcctcccctctcccccctgctgtctcctcccctctctcctcccctctcccccctgtGGTCTCCTCCCTGCCCATGATGAGGTCTCAGGGTGAAGGGCGACCAAAACCCCCCGTACCAGAGCGTAagtcctctctcttctcctccccctcctcctctttttcctccacctcctccctctcttcatgCACCTCCTCAGAAACCGCTGCCAAGCATCagctacctcctcctcctcctcctcctcctctcccagaatgctcctctccttcttctgtcttcttctcccCCTATCGTGagtcctctcctcttcctcctcctcctcctcctcctcctcctcctcctcctctggctccTCCCCTCCCTCGTCCCTTCCAGACTCCTCCCCTTCCTTTCTTCAAAccctctgctgctccttctcttcctcctccccctccccctctcccacCTAAATCCctccccactcctcctcctcttcctcgggTATGTTCtcgacctcctcctcctccgtacTCCTACGCCATCAGACAGAGTTCCCATCATGCCCTGCTGTCatccatgacatcatcatcttccCAGCCTCCTCTGACTGCACCTCCTATCAGGTCTGACATTCCAGATGTttctcccccacccccctctctgcCATCCCCTGCGTCTCCCCTCTGCGGCGGCGGTGTCAGAGTGGCCACGCCCCCTGCGTCTCCCCTCTGCGGCGGCGGTGTCAGAGTGGCCACGCCCCCTGAGTCTCCCCTCTGCGGCGGCGGTGTCAGAGTGGCCACGCCCCCTGTGTCTCCCCTCTGCGGCGGCGGTGTCAGAGTGGCCACGCCCCCTGCGTCTCCCCTCTGCGGCGGCGGTGTCAGAGTGGCCACGCCCCCTGCGTCTCCCCTCTGCGGCGGCGGTGTCAGAGTGGCCACGCCCCCCTGCCCGCTGGTCACCGCCCAGGCCTTGCAGGGCATAAAGCTGCGCTCCATTAAGAGTCAGGAGGTCCTGCTGACCTGCACCATGTTAGCTGATGATGCTACACTCAAGCAGACTGACACAGTGTCCGCTAACGCTAACCATGCTAACAGCGTCCATGTTCTACCAGACGGTGCTGAGCTCGATGAATCCTCTGATGTCTGTGATCCAGGAAGTAACAGAGCTAAACCTGAGCAGGATTACTACAATCTGACAAACAACCAGGATCCGTATCTTCAAGACCTTCAGGGCTACGCTGATCAGAGACGCTCGGGGGCTAAGCTAACcaatgaggaagaagagaggggggTCTCCAGTCCTGATGGTCCCTGGGTCAGAATGTCTGAAGAAACCTTCACTATCCAACATGTGGTTCTGCATCAACAACAGGAGTCTGAGTCTGCACAGAGAGCAGGATCCTCTGTGGAGTCGTCCTACTGGACCCTCTGTGGAACCGGACCCAGAGGAACCAGAAccctgaaagagaagaagagtccaGATGTGCAGAAAGTCAGCTCACCTGAGAAGCCCACCCTGCCCAAGAAGCCTGATCTCTGCGTCCTGAGTCTGATGGCGTCCCCTGAGGCCGGAAGGGGAACAGCCGGCCAATCACAGCCTCCCACTGACTCAGTGAGCACAAATCAAAGCACCCATAGATTCGAGAAAATGACCTCACCGCCTTACTCAGTGAaggcctctgattggccagtaGACCCCACATCATCTGACTCACCTCAGAGACTCAAACCCAGAATACACAAGAAGCCGGATCTGTTATTGAGTTCACCCAAAACCACCAAACCTCTTCTCTCCAGGAGCAGAGAGATCTCTGAGGGGTCACAGAGACCATCAGGGATCATGGAGACCACCTCAGGGTGTTGGGACTCCATGCAGACCAGGAGCACCCTAGGGACCATGGGCGTCTGTGGGGACTATGGCAGGGTGTGGCCTAACACCATGGAAGACAGCTGGGGGACCTCCGGAACCGGGGGAACCTTGGAGAACTCACATGGAGCAGCAGAGCCCCGTCACGAGGCCTCCATCAGGACCAGACTCCATCAGGATGATGAAACACCATCTCAGCAGAGGACGATGATGATGAGGTCCTGGctggatgaagatgaagacCAAGCTATGAGGGgggacatgatgatgatgatgatgtcatccacctccaggaaaaaagacaaaacaagaaagaggaggaagagaggagtcGGCAAGCAGCTGCTGATCATGACATCATCGATGGAGCCCTCCcactcttcttcatcatcatcatcatcatcctccttgTCCTCGTCATCCTCGTCCTCATCTGGAGACGAACGGGAAGTGACATCAACGCCGGCGAGACAGACGACggggaagacaaaaaaatgtgacaaagtCAGAAGTGACTCTGAAAGAACGAGCTGCCCTCTGATTGGACTCAAAAAGTTCTCACTACAAAGTGCACCGTCCACTGACGGCCTGCAGGGGGAGCTTTACCTTCCAGAGCTTCTTATAGAGGAACCAGAggaagagcgagagagagagaggcccgAGGAGAGAGCTGAGCTGATGAAGGATGGAGGAAGTCAGGATGGTGAGTAgcctctaccccccccccccctttggtGGAACTGTGGTATTACAGTCTTAGTGGGTGCTTTTGTCTTCCTCTGCCTTAGAGCAGGGTGGAAGAGTTTTTAGATTTGTAGGTTGCTTGTGTCCATGTGATCCTTTTTAAATTCTGGAGTCTTGACCTCCCTTCCTGTGGTTTttgtgacaggaagtgacatcttCATCTGTGAGCTAGTGGAGTCAGAGAGCGTCTGAATCAGAGATGTTCACAAAGTAGCTCGTGTCTCGTCCTCAAGCTGATGATGCTTCAGAAGAATAATCtgactttaatttatttaaacttcaattctctgtttcctgtttactCTCTTTGTGTCAGCTGATCTGTTCGTCAGAGTGTCAGCTGATCAGATGTTAGCCTCCGCTCGACCTCGACCCACAGACGATCTGTTTGCTGTCATCCACAGgtaggaacacacacacacacacacacacacacacacacatctaatgCTTTAACCAGTCGTGCACAGCCTCATGTGTCTGCTTGATTCTTCCTCTGTGGAGCAGTGCATTATGGGAAGGCACAGCGTGAACGAGCGGGGTTAATCTGCAGGTAAAGCTTGTGATTGGTCACTCGGTGTGCAGTAGGTGTAGTGTGAACTTTGGTAGGTTGAACTAGATGGATCCCACATGGTCCAAACGTCAGTAGAGTCCCGCCCTGTGTTTATTCCCtccttgtgtttttaatatctTGATGTTTGGTCGCTCAGAGATCCTGTGATCCTTTAAGAACACGGGGcgactgtctctttaagaacacGGGGcgactgtctctttaagaacacGGGGcgactgtctctttaagaacacGGGGcgactgtctctttaagagcACCGGGTGACTGTTTCTTTAAGAACACGGGGcgactgtctcttt
The sequence above is drawn from the Labrus bergylta chromosome 24, fLabBer1.1, whole genome shotgun sequence genome and encodes:
- the LOC109978466 gene encoding NHS-like protein 1 isoform X2 → MSSAFSDEDERIILNNTRPMTPLVLNPVHGTSSWDLFAPAYEPTVHMEIQPKSRLPTPEEKMRRQAETVPADIVPINITGESFDRQASFRRTAGNTDSGSLRLRNPGRRKTVSGIPEGSGPNSASPDSRLVSPVLPGQFSTVGRPAPPSPAPPSCTTAHQETSREERRIRAPRGEGMSSLMASLTASPLVSSRQDHTPPSPSEIHTPSPSEFHTPSPSEFHSLPRLPTTSSLTSQASCNSASYRTLSASSSCCQSQDLQGFPSDLQPLLPYDHTASQSPSSSSLPSSPVSSSLKHRLPSSHYLSSSTLHDSECSYDGGSYRALSPSSSIQSGRSQEDWGSATPEMRCVSGDGWSCDPALSSGRSSLYQADSSSVCSISSSPSLTRYKRKSSSASSYSRTSTCSISLRKSKRPPAPPLRSDSLRRRPGRSKPPRSSCSPRPEGGPRPEKNPTAAGSPPSFSDPWVPRSTRRRQSGLTCGSVTSFEPLIQDCQTAPSTGGSHTQPSEEEVQPSVGGLHRLTSPSSGYSSQSNTPTPGTPVSSPISPSSPLTASSRVFFQPPSPPLSSSLPPVVSSPLSSPLSSSLPPAVSSPLSSPLPPAVSSPLSSPLSSPLPPAVSSPLSSPLPPAVSSPLSSPLPPVVSSLPMMRSQGEGRPKPPVPERKSSLFSSPSSSFSSTSSLSSCTSSETAAKHQLPPPPPPPPLPECSSPSSVFFSPYRESSPLPPPPPPPPPPPPLAPPLPRPFQTPPLPFFKPSAAPSLPPPPPPLPPKSLPTPPPLPRVCSRPPPPPYSYAIRQSSHHALLSSMTSSSSQPPLTAPPIRSDIPDVSPPPPSLPSPASPLCGGGVRVATPPASPLCGGGVRVATPPESPLCGGGVRVATPPVSPLCGGGVRVATPPASPLCGGGVRVATPPASPLCGGGVRVATPPCPLVTAQALQGIKLRSIKSQEVLLTCTMLADDATLKQTDTVSANANHANSVHVLPDGAELDESSDVCDPGSNRAKPEQDYYNLTNNQDPYLQDLQGYADQRRSGAKLTNEEEERGVSSPDGPWVRMSEETFTIQHVVLHQQQESESAQRAGSSVESSYWTLCGTGPRGTRTLKEKKSPDVQKVSSPEKPTLPKKPDLCVLSLMASPEAGRGTAGQSQPPTDSVSTNQSTHRFEKMTSPPYSVKASDWPVDPTSSDSPQRLKPRIHKKPDLLLSSPKTTKPLLSRSREISEGSQRPSGIMETTSGCWDSMQTRSTLGTMGVCGDYGRVWPNTMEDSWGTSGTGGTLENSHGAAEPRHEASIRTRLHQDDETPSQQRTMMMRSWLDEDEDQAMRGDMMMMMMSSTSRKKDKTRKRRKRGVGKQLLIMTSSMEPSHSSSSSSSSSSLSSSSSSSSGDEREVTSTPARQTTGKTKKCDKVRSDSERTSCPLIGLKKFSLQSAPSTDGLQGELYLPELLIEEPEEERERERPEERAELMKDGGSQDADLFVRVSADQMLASARPRPTDDLFAVIHRSKRKMFGRKGSEDDRKRVSSSSSSSSSSPPSSPTDPLPCVMRPSAIRGQRSARSESFKALLLRKGSRSESSSRLSAAERLRVAASSSTGDLRSVMSLAPPPRPPHDDPNTHLTLDVPVSPSSQNLSVMFRWNHLLLNSASSPFFFLSSSSLRPRSTTPPCSSSRRFSARGRLYAAPMTAIFEEGSEEEEGGDEVFLESPSGGDLVETW
- the LOC109978466 gene encoding uncharacterized protein isoform X3, producing MRSSFVDLFSQSCFAVCFRCSVWRRKSSAFSDEDERIILNNTRPMTPLVLNPVHGTSSWDLFAPAYEPTVHMEIQPKSRLPTPEEKMRRQAETVPADIVPINITGESFDRQASFRRTAGNTDSGSLRLRNPGRRKTVSGIPEGSGPNSASPDSRLVSPVLPGQFSTVGRPAPPSPAPPSCTTAHQETSREERRIRAPRGEGMSSLMASLTASPLVSSRQDHTPPSPSEIHTPSPSEFHTPSPSEFHSLPRLPTTSSLTSQASCNSASYRTLSASSSCCQSQDLQGFPSDLQPLLPYDHTASQSPSSSSLPSSPVSSSLKHRLPSSHYLSSSTLHDSECSYDGGSYRALSPSSSIQSGRSQEDWGSATPEMRCVSGDGWSCDPALSSGRSSLYQADSSSVCSISSSPSLTRYKRKSSSASSYSRTSTCSISLRKSKRPPAPPLRSDSLRRRPGRSKPPRSSCSPRPEGGPRPEKNPTAAGSPPSFSDPWVPRSTRRRQSGLTCGSVTSFEPLIQDCQTAPSTGGSHTQPSEEEVQPSVGGLHRLTSPSSGYSSQSNTPTPGTPVSSPISPSSPLTASSRVFFQPPSPPLSSSLPPVVSSPLSSPLSSSLPPAVSSPLSSPLPPAVSSPLSSPLSSPLPPAVSSPLSSPLPPAVSSPLSSPLPPVVSSLPMMRSQGEGRPKPPVPERKSSLFSSPSSSFSSTSSLSSCTSSETAAKHQLPPPPPPPPLPECSSPSSVFFSPYRESSPLPPPPPPPPPPPPLAPPLPRPFQTPPLPFFKPSAAPSLPPPPPPLPPKSLPTPPPLPRVCSRPPPPPYSYAIRQSSHHALLSSMTSSSSQPPLTAPPIRSDIPDVSPPPPSLPSPASPLCGGGVRVATPPASPLCGGGVRVATPPESPLCGGGVRVATPPVSPLCGGGVRVATPPASPLCGGGVRVATPPASPLCGGGVRVATPPCPLVTAQALQGIKLRSIKSQEVLLTCTMLADDATLKQTDTVSANANHANSVHVLPDGAELDESSDVCDPGSNRAKPEQDYYNLTNNQDPYLQDLQGYADQRRSGAKLTNEEEERGVSSPDGPWVRMSEETFTIQHVVLHQQQESESAQRAGSSVESSYWTLCGTGPRGTRTLKEKKSPDVQKVSSPEKPTLPKKPDLCVLSLMASPEAGRGTAGQSQPPTDSVSTNQSTHRFEKMTSPPYSVKASDWPVDPTSSDSPQRLKPRIHKKPDLLLSSPKTTKPLLSRSREISEGSQRPSGIMETTSGCWDSMQTRSTLGTMGVCGDYGRVWPNTMEDSWGTSGTGGTLENSHGAAEPRHEASIRTRLHQDDETPSQQRTMMMRSWLDEDEDQAMRGDMMMMMMSSTSRKKDKTRKRRKRGVGKQLLIMTSSMEPSHSSSSSSSSSSLSSSSSSSSGDEREVTSTPARQTTGKTKKCDKVRSDSERTSCPLIGLKKFSLQSAPSTDGLQGELYLPELLIEEPEEERERERPEERAELMKDGGSQDADLFVRVSADQMLASARPRPTDDLFAVIHSALWEGTA
- the LOC109978466 gene encoding NHS-like protein 1 isoform X1, with the protein product MRSSFVDLFSQSCFAVCFRCSVWRRKSSAFSDEDERIILNNTRPMTPLVLNPVHGTSSWDLFAPAYEPTVHMEIQPKSRLPTPEEKMRRQAETVPADIVPINITGESFDRQASFRRTAGNTDSGSLRLRNPGRRKTVSGIPEGSGPNSASPDSRLVSPVLPGQFSTVGRPAPPSPAPPSCTTAHQETSREERRIRAPRGEGMSSLMASLTASPLVSSRQDHTPPSPSEIHTPSPSEFHTPSPSEFHSLPRLPTTSSLTSQASCNSASYRTLSASSSCCQSQDLQGFPSDLQPLLPYDHTASQSPSSSSLPSSPVSSSLKHRLPSSHYLSSSTLHDSECSYDGGSYRALSPSSSIQSGRSQEDWGSATPEMRCVSGDGWSCDPALSSGRSSLYQADSSSVCSISSSPSLTRYKRKSSSASSYSRTSTCSISLRKSKRPPAPPLRSDSLRRRPGRSKPPRSSCSPRPEGGPRPEKNPTAAGSPPSFSDPWVPRSTRRRQSGLTCGSVTSFEPLIQDCQTAPSTGGSHTQPSEEEVQPSVGGLHRLTSPSSGYSSQSNTPTPGTPVSSPISPSSPLTASSRVFFQPPSPPLSSSLPPVVSSPLSSPLSSSLPPAVSSPLSSPLPPAVSSPLSSPLSSPLPPAVSSPLSSPLPPAVSSPLSSPLPPVVSSLPMMRSQGEGRPKPPVPERKSSLFSSPSSSFSSTSSLSSCTSSETAAKHQLPPPPPPPPLPECSSPSSVFFSPYRESSPLPPPPPPPPPPPPLAPPLPRPFQTPPLPFFKPSAAPSLPPPPPPLPPKSLPTPPPLPRVCSRPPPPPYSYAIRQSSHHALLSSMTSSSSQPPLTAPPIRSDIPDVSPPPPSLPSPASPLCGGGVRVATPPASPLCGGGVRVATPPESPLCGGGVRVATPPVSPLCGGGVRVATPPASPLCGGGVRVATPPASPLCGGGVRVATPPCPLVTAQALQGIKLRSIKSQEVLLTCTMLADDATLKQTDTVSANANHANSVHVLPDGAELDESSDVCDPGSNRAKPEQDYYNLTNNQDPYLQDLQGYADQRRSGAKLTNEEEERGVSSPDGPWVRMSEETFTIQHVVLHQQQESESAQRAGSSVESSYWTLCGTGPRGTRTLKEKKSPDVQKVSSPEKPTLPKKPDLCVLSLMASPEAGRGTAGQSQPPTDSVSTNQSTHRFEKMTSPPYSVKASDWPVDPTSSDSPQRLKPRIHKKPDLLLSSPKTTKPLLSRSREISEGSQRPSGIMETTSGCWDSMQTRSTLGTMGVCGDYGRVWPNTMEDSWGTSGTGGTLENSHGAAEPRHEASIRTRLHQDDETPSQQRTMMMRSWLDEDEDQAMRGDMMMMMMSSTSRKKDKTRKRRKRGVGKQLLIMTSSMEPSHSSSSSSSSSSLSSSSSSSSGDEREVTSTPARQTTGKTKKCDKVRSDSERTSCPLIGLKKFSLQSAPSTDGLQGELYLPELLIEEPEEERERERPEERAELMKDGGSQDADLFVRVSADQMLASARPRPTDDLFAVIHRSKRKMFGRKGSEDDRKRVSSSSSSSSSSPPSSPTDPLPCVMRPSAIRGQRSARSESFKALLLRKGSRSESSSRLSAAERLRVAASSSTGDLRSVMSLAPPPRPPHDDPNTHLTLDVPVSPSSQNLSVMFRWNHLLLNSASSPFFFLSSSSLRPRSTTPPCSSSRRFSARGRLYAAPMTAIFEEGSEEEEGGDEVFLESPSGGDLVETW